ttttcttttatttaccaGACATActagcattttttttctttaataataatCCTTTGCTTATAAGAAATGTCATTTAAACACATTTCatacataagaaaataattaaaatatatttgtatttatattaattacatCTGTTTAACCAATactatttgatataaaaaattgtatttattaaaattaatacattTTGCAGTTaatattaaagtaaaaaataaaaataaattgtattgGAATTCTAAAATGACATGtttgtataacaaaaaaaatgataatataacactttttagaaaacataaaaatgataaaatgacACTTGACATGTACTGGATTTTAACTAATTCTTCGCAAGAATAGTACCGACGAATAATTCCTATTCGCTCCCGAGTTTTCACATGAAACCTAAATCATAGTTTTATATCGTTTGGCCTAATATAGTAACAACTTTAAATTCATTATACAACCAATATATTGCTTAGCTCAAATCAGTCCCAACCACTTTGGTTTAATATAAGAAGAGCTGTAAAAGAGTAAAAACGGTTACAAGAAGCATCTAGATATGATCCTCCTTTCGGTTGGTTCCTCTTCCTCATCTCAGATCGCCGCCATCTTCTCCGTCACGCTTCTTCTGTTCTACTTCTCTGAAGCTACTCTAGGATCTCCTTGTCCGATCGATGGTGAGTTTCCCGCTTTTCCTTCTTCTACTCGCcataataaaattgttttctCTCAATCTCTAGCAACTTCATCGATATGTAGCTTTATATAATTCTGATGTTAATACTTGTTTTTTTAACTATTGAATGGCGAATCCAGGCTTACCAATCGTGAGAAACATTAGTGAACTTCCTCAGGATAGCTATGGAATACCAGGTCTTACCCACATGACAGTTGCGGGGTCCGTATTGCACGGAATGAAAGAGGTGACGCATAAGCTGTTTACAAACTCTGTTTATATGTTTCTTATTACCAAACACTAAGGTTTCCTTTTCTTGTTGTTCTGTCATGATTGGAAATCGTGTTGATGGAGATTTTGCTGCAAGTTACCCACATTggtatatgtttggtttttCAGGTTGAAATATGGCTTCAAACGTTTGCTCCAGGTGCAGCGACACCGATTCACAGGCACTCATGTGAAGAGGTTTTTGTTGTACTAAAGGGTAGTGGTACTCTGTATCTCGCTGAAACGCATGGAAGTTTCCCTGGCAAACCAGTTGAGTTTCCAATATTTGCCAACAGTACGCTTCATGTTCCAATCAATGATGCTCATCAGGTATGTCTTTAACTTCCCAAATAGTTTCAGATGATTTGGACCCTAAGtttgttactatatatattgttatattgATTAAATGTATTGGGAgtttcgtatatatatatatcagttaatATCTAATACAATCCTACTACGGATATTCTTCCATGTGTATATAAATGTAACGTCTAAGTGAAAAAAGTTCtcatatgtttaatttaaattcatcTGTTATTGTTCTTACAGGTCAAGAACACCGGTAATGAGGACCTGCAGGTGCTGGTCACTATATCTCGGCCGCCTATTAAAATGTATGTAACCGTCTGTTCACAAGAATTTGCTTATTGATATTATATGTGCATGTGTTCTTTTTTACTAATCACTGCTTCTTCTTTAATTTCTAACAGCTTCACCTATGATGACTGGTTTATGCCACACACTGCTGCAAAGTTGAAGTTTCCTTTCTTTTGGGATGAGCAATGCTTCCAAGAATCTCAAAAAGACGAGCTCTAGAGAAAAGTCCAAGGCCAAAACCAAGAACGatctttaaataataaaaccatatttaagtttttttttttttttttttgtgtgtgtgtgtgggtgGGACAGTTGATGCTGGTAAATTTGTAAGTGTTACATAAATGGTGTGAAGTTTAACGAGTGTTTTTAACTCTT
The window above is part of the Brassica napus cultivar Da-Ae chromosome C3, Da-Ae, whole genome shotgun sequence genome. Proteins encoded here:
- the LOC106421236 gene encoding auxin-binding protein 1; the encoded protein is MILLSVGSSSSSQIAAIFSVTLLLFYFSEATLGSPCPIDGLPIVRNISELPQDSYGIPGLTHMTVAGSVLHGMKEVEIWLQTFAPGAATPIHRHSCEEVFVVLKGSGTLYLAETHGSFPGKPVEFPIFANSTLHVPINDAHQVKNTGNEDLQVLVTISRPPIKIFTYDDWFMPHTAAKLKFPFFWDEQCFQESQKDEL